GCCGAATTCTACGTCCGCGTCAAGCCGGACAGCTCCTCCATCGCGCTCGCCGCCCAGACGCTCGGCAACCGCACCAACGACAGCGAACAGCTGCGTCAGCTGATCGAAGCTAAGTTCGTGGACAGCCTGCGCTCGGTGGCGGCCACGATGAGCCTCGATGCCCTGCAGGAACAGCGCATGGATTTCGTCAAGGCCGTACAGGATGCGGTCGGTTCCGACCTGCAGTCTAACGGTCTAGAACTGGAATCCGTGTCACTGACGCGCCTCGACCAGACCGATATCAAGCACTTCAACGCCAACAACTTCTTCGACGCCCATGGTCTGGCCGCTCTGACCCGCGTCACCGAGGCGCGCAAGAAGGAGCGCAACGAAGTCGTTCGCGATACCGAAGTCGCGATCGCCCAGAAAGACCTGGAAGCGCGCCAGCAGTCGCTCGCCATCGAGCGGACGAAGCGCGAGGCCGAACTGAACCAGCAGCGCGACATCGCCAACAAGTCCGCCGCCACCCGCGCCGAGACCGCACAGCAGGAACAGGCCGCCAAGCGTGCGGAGGAGGAAGCCCGTATCGCCGCCGAACAGGCGATCGCCGAACGCGAGGCAGCTGCGAAACAGGCTCGCGAATCCGCCAACATCGACTCGACCCGCGCCGTGCAGCAACGCGATACCGAAGCCCGCCGCGATATTCAGATCGTCGCGCAGGAAAGCGCCATCGCGGTTGCCAACAAGAGCCGCGAAGAGTCTGAAGCCAAGGCAAAGGCAGAAGCCGCTCGCGCACTCGCTATCGCAGCCGAGGAAAAGGTCGGCACCGCCAAGGCAGTCGAGATCGCCGAACGCGAGAAGCAGATCGCCGTGATCGACGCGCAGAAGCGCGCCCAAACCCAGGCAACCGCCGTCACCATCGCTGCAGAAGCCGAAAAGCAGGCCGCGACCGACCAGGCCGACGCCATCAAGACATTGGCAACGGCAGAAGCCGACGCTGCGATCATCAAGGCCAAGGGTATTCTAGAAACCGGCAAGGCAACAGCCGAGAGCGAAGCGCTGCTCAACGAAGCGCGCAACAAGCTCAGCCCGGCCATCATCGAATTCGAGATCACCCGCGAGCGCATCCGCATCGTGCCCGCCGCCCTTGCCGAAGCGGTCAAGCCGATCGAAAAGATCTCCGATATCCGGATCTTCGACACCGGCGGCATGCTCGGCCGCAATGGCAACGGTACGGGCGGCGGCAGTGGCGTCGGCCTCGGCGAAGGGCTTGCCGGCCAGCTACTCTCCTACCAGGCCAACAAGCCGATCCTCGACCGCCTGCTGAAGGAGGCCGGCTTCGACGGCGACAATGCCATCTCGGCCCTGCTCGGCAATCTCGATGGCAAGACCAATGCCGCCCAGCCCGAGGAAGAGGAATATTACGACGATGCCGAAGAGACGGATAAGCCTGCCTGAGGGCTAGCCTGATCGCTCAAAGCAAAACCCCGGAATCCACGAGGATTCCGGGGTTTTGTTAAATCAATCAGCCGATCAGATCAGGGCTTCGGCCGATTTCTGAACGCCTCGGCTTCGGCGTAGAACTTCTTTTCCCATTCCTTGTGGTTGTCGAGACCTTCCTTGATGAAGGGCGTGAAGATCGCCAGGTTCATCAGGGCCCAGTTGACGAAACGAGCCGGGAATTTCAGCGGCTTGACGAAATCGACGAAGAGCACAACGCGCGTCTTGTCGGTATGATTCCATGCTTCGTGCTCATAGGCGTCGTCGAAGATCAGCGCCTTGCCTTCCTGCCAATGGCAAACCTGCTTGTCGACGCGGATGGCGAGCTTCTCGTTCGGCTCCGGCACAATGAGGCCGAGATGTAGGCGCAGCACGCCGTTATAGGGGCCGCGGTGGGCGGGGAGATGCTTGCCGGGCTCGAAGATCGAGAACATGGCCGTCGTCAGGCCGGGGATCTTCTGCACGGCTGCCCAGGTATTCGGGCACGCCTTGATGTTCTGCTCCGACTTCACGCCAAAACCGAGGAGGAAAAAGGTCTTCCAGCGCGTATCCGTCGAAATGGTCTTCACGTCGGTGGAGATGTCCTGGAAGGTCGGCAGCTCGCTCTGGCGCAGCAGCACCTTTTCGAGCTCGGCGCGAATGGCCGGAAAATCTTTTTCTATCTCGGCGGCCCAGGGGAAAGTGGCTGTGTCATAGACCGGCGGATTGCCGAGCTTGGCATATT
The Rhizobium sp. 11515TR DNA segment above includes these coding regions:
- a CDS encoding flotillin family protein encodes the protein MNGLYDLILPAGIGLVLILGIGFVLASLYVRSSRDEAYVRTGLGGQKVVLDGGSVVLPIFHSIARVNLKTLRLEVQRGENDALITKDRMRVDIGAEFYVRVKPDSSSIALAAQTLGNRTNDSEQLRQLIEAKFVDSLRSVAATMSLDALQEQRMDFVKAVQDAVGSDLQSNGLELESVSLTRLDQTDIKHFNANNFFDAHGLAALTRVTEARKKERNEVVRDTEVAIAQKDLEARQQSLAIERTKREAELNQQRDIANKSAATRAETAQQEQAAKRAEEEARIAAEQAIAEREAAAKQARESANIDSTRAVQQRDTEARRDIQIVAQESAIAVANKSREESEAKAKAEAARALAIAAEEKVGTAKAVEIAEREKQIAVIDAQKRAQTQATAVTIAAEAEKQAATDQADAIKTLATAEADAAIIKAKGILETGKATAESEALLNEARNKLSPAIIEFEITRERIRIVPAALAEAVKPIEKISDIRIFDTGGMLGRNGNGTGGGSGVGLGEGLAGQLLSYQANKPILDRLLKEAGFDGDNAISALLGNLDGKTNAAQPEEEEYYDDAEETDKPA
- a CDS encoding aspartyl/asparaginyl beta-hydroxylase domain-containing protein — translated: MTESPLSAPAPTSNQSPAPEQTFGTAGIAPMDRPSAMTRFFMSIVAWAESLNLKYAKLGNPPVYDTATFPWAAEIEKDFPAIRAELEKVLLRQSELPTFQDISTDVKTISTDTRWKTFFLLGFGVKSEQNIKACPNTWAAVQKIPGLTTAMFSIFEPGKHLPAHRGPYNGVLRLHLGLIVPEPNEKLAIRVDKQVCHWQEGKALIFDDAYEHEAWNHTDKTRVVLFVDFVKPLKFPARFVNWALMNLAIFTPFIKEGLDNHKEWEKKFYAEAEAFRNRPKP